The following nucleotide sequence is from Coffea eugenioides isolate CCC68of chromosome 10, Ceug_1.0, whole genome shotgun sequence.
TGTGAGACCAGCATTAGGCATTCTAGCCTAGCCTTGCAGCACGGTTGCATGTTATGTTTATCGCTGGGAATTTGACACAGGACGAAGGATGTGGGCAGACACTAGGCGGGCTTCTCTTTTTCTACACTCTTGGCGGTTCCTTCTATGAAGAAGCACAAGCAATATACATTCCTGTTTACATACACTTGCCTTAGAagtatcaaaaatattttgacatGTTAGACCCTAACTAAATGTTTACTGAGAAACAGAAAAGATAACTATAGTGTTTAGCTAACTTTTTTAGTCGATTTTGTAGCGAGTTAACTGATGCCAATTAATTTACGTTTGCCAAATTTTAATAATTCTGTCCTCTACCCGAACAATGTCGAAATCAAGTCGAATCAGTAAAACTCACCAAGGTCATTATTTTCTAACGCTgtcatcttcatttttttttccatttcaaCAAAAATAACTTGAACTAAAAAGGAGAGATTAACTTATTTAATAATATATCACTTTATGCTCACACATATAATACAGTTTTATGATGTTATCAAATCAATCTTTGCAATGCCCTGTGCATACATAGCACAAAAGTCATGCTAGTAGAATTTAGGACAAGTCCATGGATCCTTTCGAGTTGTCTCAAGAAAACTGTGCCTCAAGAGCGTCAATGACTTTCTTGTCAACTTGGAATGCCTTAGTAAGAACACCTAGAGAAATGGGGGGCTCTGTTCCAAAGACTACATTTGCAATAGTATTGACCCCTGGATTTTGGCTGCTAAAAGCGGAAAATGCAAGAGCCTTCGTCTTCCCAAGATTTTGTATGAAGTGAAGCAGACCTTGTGGGAACACAAAAACATCTCCTGGATTCAAGACTTTGGTAAAAAGGCGATTTTTCATGTTATTTGGTGGATTTGAAGTGACAAAACTAGCAGCCAGAGTGCCCTCTACCGCAAATATGACCTCGGTTGCACGCGGATGAGTATGAGGTGTGTTTACACCATAAGGAGCGAAGTCGATACGAGCTAGGGAAATTCCAAAAGTGTTGAGCCCTGGTAGATTGTCGACAAGCACACGAGTGACATTAGAACCAACTGGATTGTTTGTATTTCCAGGTATGTTAAATCCGTGGAAGAAGAAATCGTTGGCATTCACAA
It contains:
- the LOC113749910 gene encoding germin-like protein subfamily 1 member 14; translation: MGAPFLITIATMALFSSLAIASDPSPLQDFCVAINNPKTAVFVNGKICKDPKVVNANDFFFHGFNIPGNTNNPVGSNVTRVLVDNLPGLNTFGISLARIDFAPYGVNTPHTHPRATEVIFAVEGTLAASFVTSNPPNNMKNRLFTKVLNPGDVFVFPQGLLHFIQNLGKTKALAFSAFSSQNPGVNTIANVVFGTEPPISLGVLTKAFQVDKKVIDALEAQFS